One stretch of Anabrus simplex isolate iqAnaSimp1 chromosome 3, ASM4041472v1, whole genome shotgun sequence DNA includes these proteins:
- the LOC136867278 gene encoding uncharacterized protein has product MWIAEACMIIGLGLAIISGVTVDRIHYYFGNEVSFFLSELYYVPIALGLFQLVTSLLLICGVILRQRLLFVPWLVYFTLQTVVIFIGSVAVALLLSRKVIPLPYSYTIFLAGVVYAELFRHMILVVLSHWKELRLLSQENISAVV; this is encoded by the exons ATGTGGATTGCTGAGGCATGCATG ATAATTGGTCTTGGTTTGGCTATCATTAGTGGTGTCACTGTCGACAGGATCCACTACTACTTTGGTAATGAAGTCA GTTTCTTCTTAAGTGAATTGTACTACGTCCCCATTGCACTTGGATTGTTCCAACTTGTCACCAGTCTGCTGCTGATATGTGGTGTCATACTG AGGCAGCGATTGCTGTTTGTTCCTTGGCTAGTGTACTTCACACTTCAGACAGTGGTCATTTTCATCGGCAGTGTAGCAGTAGCACTTCTTCTCAGCAGAAAGGTCATCCCTCTACCTTACAGCTACACCATCTTCCTCGCTGGTGTTGTGTATGCAG AATTGTTCCGTCACATGATCCTCGTTGTACTAAGCCACTGGAAGGAGTTGAGGCTTCTTTCTCAAGAGAACATATCTGCAGTAGTATGA